In Carassius gibelio isolate Cgi1373 ecotype wild population from Czech Republic chromosome B17, carGib1.2-hapl.c, whole genome shotgun sequence, a single window of DNA contains:
- the daam1a gene encoding disheveled-associated activator of morphogenesis 1 isoform X2: MMAPRKRGGRGLSFLCCCLKKSNHPEITYRLRHDSNFTLQTMEPTLPMPPTEELDAMFTELVDELDLTEKHREAMFALPAEKKWQIYCGKKKDQEENKGATSWPEFYIDQINSMAARKSLLALEKEDEEERSKTIESLKTALRTQPMRFVTRFIDLDGLTCILNFLKTMDYETTESQIHTSLIGCIKALMNNSQGRAHVLAHSESINIIAQSLATENIKTKVAVLEIMGAVCLVPGGHKKILEAMLHYQKFACERTRFQTLLNDLDKSTGRYRDEVNLKTAIMSFINAVLSQGAGETSLEFRIHLRYEFLMLGIQPVIDKLRSHENSTLDRHLEFFEMLRNEDELALAKRFENVHIDTKSATQVFDLVRKRINHTDAFPHFMSVLQHCLHMPYKRNGNTVQYWLLLDRIVQQIVLQNDKGHDPDVAPLENFDVKNVVRMLVNENEVKQWKEQAEKMRKEHNELQQKLEKKERECDAKAQEKEEMMQTLNKMKEKLEKESSEHKLVKQQVADLSVRLHEMSNRTNIPGGPPLVPLAPGSIPPPPPGLAGLPPPPPPGGAPPPPPPPPGGPPPPPGLPGFGAPPLPGGLMGSMLKKKNIPQPSNPLKSFNWTKLSENKLEGTVWLDLDDLKVFKQLDLEDIEKTFSAYQRQQKESEDDTVTSKKVRELSVIDGRRAQNCNILLSKLKLSNEEIKRAILTMDEQEDLPKDMLEQLLKFVPEKSDVDLLEEHKHELERMAKADRFLYEMSRIDHYQQRLQSLYFKKKFAERIAEIKPKVEALSKASKEVLQSKNLRQLLEVVLAFGNYMNKGQRGSAYGFKVSSLNKIADTKSSIDKNVTLLHYLITILEQKYPKVSLIHEDLHDVPEAAKVNMTELEKDINNLHTGLKSVETELEYQKSQPQTYGDKFVSVVSQFITVAGFSFSEVEDSLQDAKDLFEKAVKHFGEDATRMQPDEFFGIFDQFLQAFSEAKQDNENMRRRKEEEERRARMEAQLKEQREKERKARKAKENCEEDGEFDDLVSALRSGEVFDKDLSKMKHNRKRPVKQSAESSRERPITKLNF, encoded by the exons gatgagctggatctcacagAAAAACATAGAGAGGCCATGTTTGCCCTTCCTGCCGAGAAGAAATGGCAAATCTACTGTGGCAAGAAAAAG GATCAGGAAGAGAATAAGGGGGCGACCAGCTGGCCTGAATTCTACATCGATCAGATCAATTCTATGGCTGCT AGAAAGTCTCTGCTGGCCCTAGagaaggaggatgaggaggagaggaGTAAGACCATAGAGAGCTTGAAAACTGCTCTCCGCACACAGCCAATGAG GTTTGTGACACGGTTCATAGACCTCGATGGACTGACGTGCATCTTGAACTTCCTGAAAACGATGGACTACGAGACCACCGAATCTCAGATCCACACCTCCCTGATTGGCTGCATTAAAGCCCTGATGAACAACTCTCAGGGACGTGCCCATGTGCTCGCACATTCAGAAAGCATCAACATCATCGCTCAGAGCTTGGCCACCGAGAACATCAAGACCAAAGTGGCTGTTCTGGAGATCATGGGTGCTGTTTGCTTGGTGCCCGGAGGACACAAGAAAATCCTGGAAGCCATGTTGCACTATCAGAAGTTCGCCTGCGAACGGACCCGATTTCAG ACCCTTCTAAATGACTTGGACAAGAGTACGGGCCGCTACAGAGATGAGGTGAACCTCAAGACGGCAATCATGTCCTTCATCAACGCAGTCCTCAGTCAAGGAGCAGGGGAG ACCAGTTTGGAGTTCAGAATTCATTTGCGGTATGAATTTCTAATGCTGGGCATCCAACCAGTGATTGATAAATTACGGTCCCATGAAAACTCCACGTTAGATCG GCATTTGGAGTTCTTTGAGATGCTACGAAATGAAGATGAATTAGCCTTAGCTAAGCGGTTTGAGAAC GTTCATATAGACACTAAAAGTGCTACTCAGGTGTTTGATCTCGTCCGAAAGAGGATAAACCACACGGACGCCTTCCCGCACTTTATGTCCGTCTTGCAGCACTGTCTTCATATGCCTT ACAAAAGAAATGGAAATACTGTGCAGTATTGGCTCCTCCTCGACCGAATTGTCCAGCAGATTGTACTACAGAACGACAAGGGTCATGACCCCGATGTGGCTCCTCTTGAGAACTTTGACGTGAAAAACGTAGTGCGAAT GTTGGTAAATGAGAACGAGGTGAAACAATGGAAAGAGCAAGCGGAAAAAATGAGAAAAG AACATAATGAACTTCAGCAGAAGCTGGAGAAGAAAGAAAGGGAGTGTGATGCAAAAGCCCAAGAGAAGGAAGAAATGATGCAAACTCTCAATAAGATGAAAGAGAAGTTGGAGAAAGAAAGCAGCGAACATAAGCTTGTTAAGCAGCAAGTTGCTGACCTTTCAGTCCGGCTACATGAGATGAGTAAT AGGACAAATATCCCAGGAGGCCCCCCACTCGTCCCACTGGCTCCTGGTAGTATTCCACCTCCACCACCTGGTCTGGCTGGCCttcctcctccaccacctccaGGTGGAGCACCGCCGCCACCACCCCCTCCCCCCGGCGGACCACCACCTCCACCAGGCCTGCCTGGCTTTGGTGCTCCTCCTCTCCCTGGAGGACTTATGGGCTCCATGCTGAAGAAAAAGAACATTCCTCAGCCGTCCAATCCGCTCAAGTCTTTCAACTGGACCAAACTCAGTGAA AATAAACTGGAAGGGACTGTGTGGCTGGACCTGGACGACCTCAAAGTTTTCAAACAATTGGACTTGGAGGATATTGAGAAAACATTCTCGGCTTACCAGAGACAGCAG AAAGAATCAGAGGATGACACCGTCACTTCTAAAAAGGTCAGAGAATTGTCTGTCATCGATGGACGGCGTGCACAAAACTGCAACATTCTTCTTTCCAA GTTAAAACTCTCCAACGAGGAGATCAAGAGAGCCATACTGACCATGGATGAGCAGGAAGACCTACCTAAGGATATGCTGGAGCAG CTGTTGAAGTTTGTGCCAGAAAAAAGTGACGTGGACCTTCTGGAGGAACACAAACATGAGTTGGAGCGGATGGCAAAGGCAGATCGCTTCCTTTATGAGATGAGCAG AATCGACCACTACCAGCAAAGACTGCAGTCTCTTTACTTCAAAAAGAAGTTTGCAGAAAGAATAGCAGAAATCAAGCCGAAAGTAGAAG CTCTCAGTAAAGCCTCTAAGGAGGTTCTTCAGAGCAAGAATCTTCGCCAGCTTCTGGAGGTGGTGCTGGCCTTCGGTAACTACATGAACAAAGGCCAGAGGGGCAGTGCCTATGGCTTCAAAGTGTCCTCTCTCAACAAGATCGCCGACACCAAGTCCAGCATCGACAA GAACGTCACTCTGCTGCACTACCTGATCACCATTCTTGAGCAGAAGTACCCTAAAGTCAGCCTGATTCATGAGGATCTGCACGACGTGCCAGAAGCAGCCAAAGTCAA CATGACTGAACTGGAGAAAGACATTAACAATCTGCACACTGGCCTAAAAAGCGTGGAGACG gAGCTGGAGTACCAGAAGAGTCAGCCTCAGACCTACGGAGATAAGTTTGTGTCTGTTGTGAGTCAGTTCATCACTGTGGCTGGCTTCAGTTTCTCTGAGGTGGAAGACTCTCTTCAGGACGCCAAGGATTTG TTTGAGAAGGCTGTGAAGCACTTCGGTGAGGACGCCACTCGCATGCAGCCCGATGAGTTCTTTGGCATCTTTGATCAGTTCCTGCAGGCCTTCAGTGAAGCTAAACAGGACAACGAGAACATGAGACGACGCAAGGAGGAGGAAGAGCGCAGAGCCCGCATGGAGGCGCAG CTCAAGGAACAGCGTGAGAAGGAAAGAAAAGCCCGGAAGGCCAAAGAGAACTGCGAGGAGGATGGAGAATTCGACGATCTGGTGTCCGCACTCCGATCCGGGGAGGTGTTTGATAAAGACCTGTCGAAGATGAAACACAACCGTAAGCGTCCCGTCAAGCAGAGCGCAGAGAGCAGCAGAGAGAGGCCCATCACCAAACTCAACTTCTGA
- the daam1a gene encoding disheveled-associated activator of morphogenesis 1 isoform X1, whose amino-acid sequence MMAPRKRGGRGLSFLCCCLKKSNHPEITYRLRHDSNFTLQTMEPTLPMPPTEELDAMFTELVDELDLTEKHREAMFALPAEKKWQIYCGKKKDQEENKGATSWPEFYIDQINSMAARKSLLALEKEDEEERSKTIESLKTALRTQPMRFVTRFIDLDGLTCILNFLKTMDYETTESQIHTSLIGCIKALMNNSQGRAHVLAHSESINIIAQSLATENIKTKVAVLEIMGAVCLVPGGHKKILEAMLHYQKFACERTRFQTLLNDLDKSTGRYRDEVNLKTAIMSFINAVLSQGAGETSLEFRIHLRYEFLMLGIQPVIDKLRSHENSTLDRHLEFFEMLRNEDELALAKRFENVHIDTKSATQVFDLVRKRINHTDAFPHFMSVLQHCLHMPYKRNGNTVQYWLLLDRIVQQIVLQNDKGHDPDVAPLENFDVKNVVRMLVNENEVKQWKEQAEKMRKEHNELQQKLEKKERECDAKAQEKEEMMQTLNKMKEKLEKESSEHKLVKQQVADLSVRLHEMSNRTNIPGGPPLVPLAPGSIPPPPPGLAGLPPPPPPGGAPPPPPPPPGGPPPPPGLPGFGAPPLPGGLMGSMLKKKNIPQPSNPLKSFNWTKLSENKLEGTVWLDLDDLKVFKQLDLEDIEKTFSAYQRQQDSLLNIFRRKESEDDTVTSKKVRELSVIDGRRAQNCNILLSKLKLSNEEIKRAILTMDEQEDLPKDMLEQLLKFVPEKSDVDLLEEHKHELERMAKADRFLYEMSRIDHYQQRLQSLYFKKKFAERIAEIKPKVEALSKASKEVLQSKNLRQLLEVVLAFGNYMNKGQRGSAYGFKVSSLNKIADTKSSIDKNVTLLHYLITILEQKYPKVSLIHEDLHDVPEAAKVNMTELEKDINNLHTGLKSVETELEYQKSQPQTYGDKFVSVVSQFITVAGFSFSEVEDSLQDAKDLFEKAVKHFGEDATRMQPDEFFGIFDQFLQAFSEAKQDNENMRRRKEEEERRARMEAQLKEQREKERKARKAKENCEEDGEFDDLVSALRSGEVFDKDLSKMKHNRKRPVKQSAESSRERPITKLNF is encoded by the exons gatgagctggatctcacagAAAAACATAGAGAGGCCATGTTTGCCCTTCCTGCCGAGAAGAAATGGCAAATCTACTGTGGCAAGAAAAAG GATCAGGAAGAGAATAAGGGGGCGACCAGCTGGCCTGAATTCTACATCGATCAGATCAATTCTATGGCTGCT AGAAAGTCTCTGCTGGCCCTAGagaaggaggatgaggaggagaggaGTAAGACCATAGAGAGCTTGAAAACTGCTCTCCGCACACAGCCAATGAG GTTTGTGACACGGTTCATAGACCTCGATGGACTGACGTGCATCTTGAACTTCCTGAAAACGATGGACTACGAGACCACCGAATCTCAGATCCACACCTCCCTGATTGGCTGCATTAAAGCCCTGATGAACAACTCTCAGGGACGTGCCCATGTGCTCGCACATTCAGAAAGCATCAACATCATCGCTCAGAGCTTGGCCACCGAGAACATCAAGACCAAAGTGGCTGTTCTGGAGATCATGGGTGCTGTTTGCTTGGTGCCCGGAGGACACAAGAAAATCCTGGAAGCCATGTTGCACTATCAGAAGTTCGCCTGCGAACGGACCCGATTTCAG ACCCTTCTAAATGACTTGGACAAGAGTACGGGCCGCTACAGAGATGAGGTGAACCTCAAGACGGCAATCATGTCCTTCATCAACGCAGTCCTCAGTCAAGGAGCAGGGGAG ACCAGTTTGGAGTTCAGAATTCATTTGCGGTATGAATTTCTAATGCTGGGCATCCAACCAGTGATTGATAAATTACGGTCCCATGAAAACTCCACGTTAGATCG GCATTTGGAGTTCTTTGAGATGCTACGAAATGAAGATGAATTAGCCTTAGCTAAGCGGTTTGAGAAC GTTCATATAGACACTAAAAGTGCTACTCAGGTGTTTGATCTCGTCCGAAAGAGGATAAACCACACGGACGCCTTCCCGCACTTTATGTCCGTCTTGCAGCACTGTCTTCATATGCCTT ACAAAAGAAATGGAAATACTGTGCAGTATTGGCTCCTCCTCGACCGAATTGTCCAGCAGATTGTACTACAGAACGACAAGGGTCATGACCCCGATGTGGCTCCTCTTGAGAACTTTGACGTGAAAAACGTAGTGCGAAT GTTGGTAAATGAGAACGAGGTGAAACAATGGAAAGAGCAAGCGGAAAAAATGAGAAAAG AACATAATGAACTTCAGCAGAAGCTGGAGAAGAAAGAAAGGGAGTGTGATGCAAAAGCCCAAGAGAAGGAAGAAATGATGCAAACTCTCAATAAGATGAAAGAGAAGTTGGAGAAAGAAAGCAGCGAACATAAGCTTGTTAAGCAGCAAGTTGCTGACCTTTCAGTCCGGCTACATGAGATGAGTAAT AGGACAAATATCCCAGGAGGCCCCCCACTCGTCCCACTGGCTCCTGGTAGTATTCCACCTCCACCACCTGGTCTGGCTGGCCttcctcctccaccacctccaGGTGGAGCACCGCCGCCACCACCCCCTCCCCCCGGCGGACCACCACCTCCACCAGGCCTGCCTGGCTTTGGTGCTCCTCCTCTCCCTGGAGGACTTATGGGCTCCATGCTGAAGAAAAAGAACATTCCTCAGCCGTCCAATCCGCTCAAGTCTTTCAACTGGACCAAACTCAGTGAA AATAAACTGGAAGGGACTGTGTGGCTGGACCTGGACGACCTCAAAGTTTTCAAACAATTGGACTTGGAGGATATTGAGAAAACATTCTCGGCTTACCAGAGACAGCAG GACTCTCTGTTAAATATCTTTAGACGG AAAGAATCAGAGGATGACACCGTCACTTCTAAAAAGGTCAGAGAATTGTCTGTCATCGATGGACGGCGTGCACAAAACTGCAACATTCTTCTTTCCAA GTTAAAACTCTCCAACGAGGAGATCAAGAGAGCCATACTGACCATGGATGAGCAGGAAGACCTACCTAAGGATATGCTGGAGCAG CTGTTGAAGTTTGTGCCAGAAAAAAGTGACGTGGACCTTCTGGAGGAACACAAACATGAGTTGGAGCGGATGGCAAAGGCAGATCGCTTCCTTTATGAGATGAGCAG AATCGACCACTACCAGCAAAGACTGCAGTCTCTTTACTTCAAAAAGAAGTTTGCAGAAAGAATAGCAGAAATCAAGCCGAAAGTAGAAG CTCTCAGTAAAGCCTCTAAGGAGGTTCTTCAGAGCAAGAATCTTCGCCAGCTTCTGGAGGTGGTGCTGGCCTTCGGTAACTACATGAACAAAGGCCAGAGGGGCAGTGCCTATGGCTTCAAAGTGTCCTCTCTCAACAAGATCGCCGACACCAAGTCCAGCATCGACAA GAACGTCACTCTGCTGCACTACCTGATCACCATTCTTGAGCAGAAGTACCCTAAAGTCAGCCTGATTCATGAGGATCTGCACGACGTGCCAGAAGCAGCCAAAGTCAA CATGACTGAACTGGAGAAAGACATTAACAATCTGCACACTGGCCTAAAAAGCGTGGAGACG gAGCTGGAGTACCAGAAGAGTCAGCCTCAGACCTACGGAGATAAGTTTGTGTCTGTTGTGAGTCAGTTCATCACTGTGGCTGGCTTCAGTTTCTCTGAGGTGGAAGACTCTCTTCAGGACGCCAAGGATTTG TTTGAGAAGGCTGTGAAGCACTTCGGTGAGGACGCCACTCGCATGCAGCCCGATGAGTTCTTTGGCATCTTTGATCAGTTCCTGCAGGCCTTCAGTGAAGCTAAACAGGACAACGAGAACATGAGACGACGCAAGGAGGAGGAAGAGCGCAGAGCCCGCATGGAGGCGCAG CTCAAGGAACAGCGTGAGAAGGAAAGAAAAGCCCGGAAGGCCAAAGAGAACTGCGAGGAGGATGGAGAATTCGACGATCTGGTGTCCGCACTCCGATCCGGGGAGGTGTTTGATAAAGACCTGTCGAAGATGAAACACAACCGTAAGCGTCCCGTCAAGCAGAGCGCAGAGAGCAGCAGAGAGAGGCCCATCACCAAACTCAACTTCTGA
- the LOC127976523 gene encoding G-protein coupled receptor 135: MDLPGISNATVDMSGSGFILEIVTIKAVVNSLSTQASNYTAGEEPSNTPVRSSEGNSVLQGIAVASQALLLLAIFLLSSLGNSAVVVVIIKHRQLRTVTNAFIMSLSLSDFLTAVLCLPFSFMMLFSKDGKWMFGEPFCVANGFFNTCFGIISTLTMTLISFDRYYAIVRQPQAKIGRRRAMQLLAAVWVSAVGFSFPWYLLRETSRRLVVHKQGFYHCMYVFHSGTSRMGTEYSVALIVVCYLLPFALMCFCHYNICKTVRLSEIRVRPVTTYAHLLRFYSEMRTATTVLIMIVFIIFCWGPYCLMGIITALGSYSFNPAMDTVAIWMAWANGAINPLIYAIRNPNISMLLGRSREEGYRTRNIAAYLSTQTQRRDTVRNRADRTRDRYVSHHGANSRLSSSSPANGGDVAMWACKNPAVFFCRDAHPDTITEPAVPKALTADTSL, translated from the coding sequence ATGGATCTCCCCGGCATCAGCAACGCGACTGTGGACATGTCGGGCTCGGGCTTCATCTTAGAGATCGTGACCATCAAAGCCGTTGTAAACAGCCTGAGCACTCAGGCCAGCAACTATACAGCGGGCGAGGAGCCCAGCAACACCCCGGTGAGGAGTTCGGAGGGGAACTCGGTTCTCCAGGGCATCGCGGTGGCTTCGCAGGCGCTGCTGCTCCTGGCCATCTTTTTACTGTCCAGTCTGGGCAATTCAGCGGTCGTGGTGGTTATAATCAAACACAGGCAGTTGAGAACCGTCACTAACGCGTTCATCATGTCCCTGTCCCTCTCGGATTTCCTCACGGCTGTTCTTTGTTTACCCTTCTCCTTCATGATGCTCTTCAGCAAGGATGGCAAGTGGATGTTTGGGGAGCCCTTCTGCGTTGCCAACGGCTTCTTCAACACCTGCTTCGGCATCATCTCCACCCTGACCATGACTCTCATCTCATTCGACCGCTATTATGCTATCGTTAGGCAGCCGCAAGCCAAAATCGGCCGCAGGAGAGCGATGCAGCTCCTGGCGGCCGTTTGGGTTTCCGCGGTGGGTTTCTCGTTTCCTTGGTACCTGCTTAGGGAGACCTCCAGGCGCTTGGTGGTGCACAAACAGGGGTTTTACCATTGCATGTACGTGTTCCACTCTGGCACCTCCAGGATGGGTACTGAATACAGTGTAGCTTTAATAGTAGTGTGTTATCTGCTTCCCTTCGCCCTCATGTGCTTCTGCCACTACAACATCTGCAAAACCGTCCGACTGTCGGAGATCAGGGTGCGACCGGTGACCACTTACGCGCACCTGTTGCGCTTCTACAGCGAGATGCGCACCGCCACCACCGTGCTCATCATGATCGTGTTCATCATCTTCTGCTGGGGGCCCTACTGCCTGATGGGCATCATCACCGCGCTCGGGAGCTACTCCTTCAATCCTGCTATGGACACCGTGGCCATCTGGATGGCGTGGGCTAACGGTGCCATCAACCCGCTGATTTACGCCATAAGGAACCCGAACATATCAATGCTGTTGGGTCGCAGCAGAGAGGAGGGATACAGGACTAGAAACATCGCTGCGTACCTGTCCACGCAGACGCAGCGCAGGGACACGGTCCGGAACCGGGCGGACCGGACTAGAGACCGGTACGTGAGCCACCACGGCGCAAACAGCCGTCTGTCTTCCTCCAGCCCGGCCAACGGCGGAGATGTGGCCATGTGGGCCTGTAAAAACCCGGCGGTGTTCTTCTGCAGAGATGCGCATCCGGACACGATCACTGAACCGGCGGTGCCTAAAGCTTTGACTGCTGACACCAGTTTGTAA